The proteins below come from a single Iocasia fonsfrigidae genomic window:
- the cas10 gene encoding type III-B CRISPR-associated protein Cas10/Cmr2, with protein sequence MAKILLFTLGSVQDYILESRRVIDLVNSSKIISELMKTIKDKSGCELLLPNVEKNQNSFNSTLPNYLIFSYDSPESRGREIEKYIHDEYIKEYLMKRIGLEKYNLSKKLQEQIKEHISSIFDIYWVETEVNDEVWDDEEKYKELYEDLYKNLEAVKYVKKFSGNKEQGRKCSICGKRNAIFYRRKDEEKKRPFDIQKDSKEIKDNTFQNIIFKKGECLCGACYMKRVLGNDKNKNKEKDIEIKSTAAIALSNWKKINQEKYPEEYKEYRKMIEDRYSQDSKYGEEQLLYKEKLLNVNRKILEDGVSEQLQTDKDRVEKLFAEVFKGKQEEYYSIYRADIDDLGKWMSGEYKSDNAMGLLEYQQQLSNKIDGFLKEVRKFFNENKDCLLVYAGGDDILALLPVRKSIELAEKVYDCFNKKVKNEEVFKEITLSQGIFILHYKDTLSESLQVSKERIDYLKKKYKNISRNGEKNGFIIAVLTEGYSYQEFYAKNILNDDYIVEILKELYTYFAEKSSHFYRELSEIFLSMDSNDLYLEQKRDLIEMFLIQQKRLLKRSLKEKEKEENKEALEKTEKLLKMLLQNNNYEYGSAGLKNYLNLFYIIDKISVILRDDKQNENAKN encoded by the coding sequence ATGGCAAAAATATTACTATTCACACTCGGGTCTGTACAAGATTATATTTTAGAATCCAGAAGAGTTATTGATCTAGTTAATAGCAGTAAAATTATTTCAGAATTAATGAAAACAATTAAAGATAAATCCGGTTGTGAATTATTATTACCTAATGTTGAAAAAAATCAAAATTCTTTTAATTCTACTCTTCCTAATTATTTAATATTCAGCTATGATAGTCCTGAAAGCAGAGGTAGAGAAATAGAAAAATATATTCATGATGAATATATCAAAGAATATTTAATGAAGCGGATAGGTTTAGAAAAATATAATTTAAGTAAAAAACTTCAAGAACAGATTAAAGAACATATCTCTTCAATTTTTGATATCTATTGGGTAGAAACAGAGGTAAATGATGAAGTCTGGGATGATGAAGAAAAATATAAAGAATTATATGAGGACTTATATAAAAATTTAGAGGCAGTTAAATATGTTAAAAAATTTTCTGGAAATAAAGAACAAGGCAGAAAATGTTCAATCTGTGGAAAACGAAATGCTATTTTCTATAGGCGGAAAGATGAAGAAAAAAAACGCCCATTTGATATTCAGAAGGACAGTAAAGAAATAAAGGATAATACTTTTCAGAATATAATTTTTAAGAAAGGTGAATGCCTTTGTGGGGCTTGCTATATGAAGAGAGTTTTAGGCAATGACAAGAATAAAAATAAAGAAAAAGATATTGAGATAAAATCTACTGCTGCTATTGCTTTAAGTAATTGGAAAAAGATAAATCAAGAAAAATACCCAGAAGAATATAAAGAATATAGAAAGATGATTGAAGATAGGTATAGCCAGGACAGTAAATATGGGGAAGAACAGTTATTATATAAAGAAAAACTTCTTAATGTTAATAGAAAAATCCTGGAAGATGGAGTAAGTGAACAACTACAGACTGATAAAGATAGAGTGGAAAAATTATTCGCAGAGGTATTTAAAGGAAAACAGGAAGAGTATTATTCTATTTATCGGGCAGATATAGATGATCTGGGTAAATGGATGAGTGGGGAATATAAAAGTGATAATGCAATGGGACTACTGGAATATCAGCAGCAGCTATCAAATAAAATAGATGGTTTTTTAAAAGAGGTGCGTAAGTTTTTCAATGAAAATAAAGATTGTCTGTTAGTTTATGCTGGTGGTGATGATATTCTGGCTTTATTGCCTGTTAGAAAATCTATTGAATTAGCTGAAAAAGTATATGATTGTTTTAATAAAAAAGTAAAAAACGAAGAAGTATTTAAGGAAATTACTTTATCCCAGGGTATTTTTATACTTCATTATAAAGATACTCTAAGTGAAAGTCTTCAGGTATCTAAGGAAAGAATTGACTATCTCAAGAAAAAGTATAAAAATATCAGCCGTAATGGAGAAAAAAATGGTTTTATTATAGCGGTATTGACAGAGGGTTATTCCTATCAGGAGTTTTATGCTAAAAATATATTGAATGATGATTATATTGTTGAAATTCTTAAAGAACTATATACATATTTTGCAGAAAAATCAAGTCATTTTTATCGGGAATTAAGTGAAATATTTTTGAGTATGGATAGTAACGATCTATATCTTGAGCAAAAAAGAGATTTAATAGAAATGTTTCTTATACAGCAGAAACGATTGCTGAAAAGGAGTTTGAAGGAAAAAGAAAAAGAAGAGAACAAGGAAGCTCTTGAAAAAACAGAGAAATTACTTAAAATGTTACTGCAAAATAATAATTATGAATATGGTTCTGCTGGTTTGAAAAATTATTTGAATCTGTTTTATATAATAGATAAGATTTCAGTTATTTTAAGGGATGATAAGCAAAATGAAAATGCTAAAAATTAA
- a CDS encoding type III-B CRISPR module-associated Cmr3 family protein: protein MKMLKIKPNDNLFFGDGKRFDKGESAWLHSKLLPYPSAFKGAIASVMLKLNKIRRDNYIGKQYDAKNDPRKYLRIGRVFLYDEKNYDLYMPAPLDLFINKKNKCKYGLFSKITKNYTSSLNELEYLLYSPGKQFERVEDSYINHRSFYNSYLNTYDSIGFISREQIISSAYKVGIQKDRKKGNAQEDHLYRIDLTEFKGDSWSYLVEYDIKDKWWEGSKINSLGDGYLKLGGENKSCKYYELSAEKIINHYSKMDRLINETEFVKLYFMSPVIFNNGSFKPSFTDLKIDITVVGASTVKPYYIGGFDMKKKNQNLCVRLCQKEQCIY, encoded by the coding sequence ATGAAAATGCTAAAAATTAAACCTAATGATAATTTGTTTTTTGGAGATGGTAAACGATTTGACAAAGGAGAAAGTGCCTGGTTGCATAGTAAATTATTACCTTATCCATCGGCATTTAAGGGTGCTATAGCTTCTGTAATGTTAAAATTAAATAAAATTAGAAGAGATAACTATATTGGAAAGCAATATGATGCAAAGAATGATCCCCGAAAATATTTGCGGATTGGTAGAGTGTTTTTATATGATGAAAAAAATTATGACCTTTATATGCCAGCACCGTTAGACCTTTTTATAAATAAAAAGAATAAATGTAAATATGGTTTATTTAGCAAAATTACTAAGAATTATACATCATCTTTAAACGAGCTTGAGTATTTATTATATTCACCGGGAAAACAATTTGAAAGAGTTGAAGATAGTTACATAAATCACAGGAGTTTTTACAACTCATACCTAAATACTTATGATAGTATAGGTTTTATAAGCCGGGAACAAATAATAAGTTCTGCTTATAAAGTCGGTATTCAAAAGGACAGAAAAAAGGGTAATGCTCAAGAAGATCATCTTTATCGAATAGATTTAACCGAGTTTAAAGGTGATAGTTGGTCTTATCTTGTTGAATATGATATTAAAGATAAATGGTGGGAAGGTAGCAAAATTAACAGTTTAGGAGATGGATATTTAAAACTGGGAGGCGAAAATAAGTCTTGTAAATATTATGAGCTTTCAGCAGAAAAAATAATAAATCATTATTCAAAGATGGATAGGCTTATAAATGAAACAGAGTTTGTCAAACTATATTTTATGTCACCAGTCATTTTTAATAATGGATCATTTAAGCCTTCTTTTACGGATCTTAAGATTGATATTACTGTTGTTGGAGCTTCTACTGTTAAGCCATATTATATAGGTGGTTTTGATATGAAGAAAAAAAATCAAAACCTATGTGTAAGGCTGTGCCAGAAGGAGCAGTGTATTTACTAA